One Candidatus Cloacimonadota bacterium genomic region harbors:
- a CDS encoding nucleotidyl transferase AbiEii/AbiGii toxin family protein produces the protein MSRQLVGKFHFLSAYCEAYLGHAKRRIHFDIGFGDIVVPEPLSLDFPVLLSDMPGPELITYTPESAIAEKLEAITNLNFFTSRMKDFYDIYYLANNYKFKPNLLKEAIEMTFKNRGTDLKARKILYDEKFKADKEKHQQWMAFLNRSKINIDLSFREIN, from the coding sequence ATTTCACGACAACTTGTTGGTAAGTTTCATTTTTTAAGTGCCTATTGTGAAGCATATCTTGGTCATGCAAAGAGGAGAATCCACTTTGATATTGGGTTTGGAGATATAGTTGTACCAGAACCACTTTCCCTGGATTTCCCGGTTTTATTGTCAGATATGCCAGGTCCTGAACTTATTACCTACACACCGGAATCTGCAATAGCGGAAAAATTGGAAGCAATTACAAATCTAAATTTCTTCACCAGTCGGATGAAAGATTTTTACGACATCTACTATTTAGCGAATAATTACAAGTTCAAACCAAATTTGCTAAAAGAAGCAATTGAAATGACATTTAAAAACAGAGGTACAGATTTAAAGGCTCGTAAAATTTTATATGATGAGAAATTTAAGGCAGATAAAGAAAAACATCAGCAGTGGATGGCTTTTTTGAATCGTTCCAAAATAAATATAGATCTATCTTTTAGAGAAATCAATTGA
- a CDS encoding ElyC/SanA/YdcF family protein: protein ILVVEGWLPDYALKQAIDEFNSKGYKLLITTGGPLLKGYPLSEYKTEAELAESIIKIIGFTKEKIIAVPAHYTIKDRTYTSACALKKWVEDSNQNIKTINLFSLGTHSRRSWILFKKALGDSIKVGIISADDFSYDPEHWWKSSDGVRTVLSEMIAYIYARFFFHPKE, encoded by the coding sequence ACATACTTGTTGTAGAAGGCTGGCTACCAGATTATGCTCTTAAACAAGCAATTGATGAATTCAATAGTAAAGGATATAAATTATTAATTACAACTGGAGGTCCTTTGTTAAAAGGTTATCCCTTATCTGAATACAAAACTGAAGCTGAACTTGCAGAGTCAATAATTAAAATAATTGGTTTTACAAAAGAAAAAATTATCGCAGTCCCAGCCCATTATACAATTAAAGATAGAACCTACACATCTGCATGTGCATTAAAGAAGTGGGTTGAGGATTCAAATCAAAATATAAAAACAATCAATCTGTTTTCTCTTGGTACTCACTCAAGAAGAAGCTGGATATTGTTCAAAAAAGCACTTGGGGATTCAATCAAAGTAGGAATTATTTCTGCTGATGATTTTAGTTACGACCCGGAACATTGGTGGAAATCCAGTGATGGTGTACGAACAGTATTAAGCGAGATGATTGCATATATTTATGCAAGATTTTTCTTTCATCCAAAGGAGTAA